Part of the Sphaerochaeta associata genome is shown below.
GACAAACCGTGTCTTTACTATCATATCGGTCTCTGCCTCGGTCCGTGTGCAGGCCTTGTGAGCGTCGAAGAGTACAACAAATCCATAACTGCAGTGAAAAACCTATTGGAAGGAAAAACTGAAGCGCTCCTTGCGGGTCTCGAAGAGGAGATGCAACGGGCAAGCAAAGCGCTGAACTTCGAAGAAGCGGTGGTCAAGCGGGACCAGATCGCCGCCATCAGGGCGGTGGAGACAGGTCAGCAGGTGCAGGATTTCTCGCAGGAAAGCCGCGATTATGCAGCGATCGAGATGCGTGGGCCCCTGTGTACCATCAGTCTCATGCAGATGCGAAGCGGCCAGCTTATCGGTCGTGCCCTCTACCGGGCGGAGACGTTCGGTGATGAGACCGAGACACTGCTCAACTTTCTTGTGCAGTATTATGCCGATGGCTTGAAACTTCCGCAATTCCTCTATGTCACCCACGAAATAGATGTGAATCTCATCCGGCGCTACTTCAGCGAGCAGCTCGGCGGCAGACTGGAAGTCTCTCTTCCCTTGGATGGCAAACACTTCAGGATATTGCGGATGGCCAGGGAGAATGCCGTCAGGGATGTGGAGAAACGACTGAAGAGCAGGGACAACACCAAGGCCCTGGACGACCTAGCCGAGGTATTGGGACTCGGCGCCCCGCCTGCTTTGATCGAAGGTTTCGACATCGCCCACCTTGCAGGCAAATATACCGTAGCCTCGCTCATCTCCTTTCGGGATGGAAATCCTGACAAGCCCAACTATCGCAGGTACAACATCAAGAGTCTGGAAGGGAAAATCGACGATTATGAATCCATCAGGGAGGCTGTCGCCCGCAGGTATACCAAGATTCTCAACGAGAACCTGCAGAGGCCCGACCTGCTGATCATTGATGGAGGCAAGGGGCAGGTCAATGCAGCCAGACAGATCCTGGATGACTTGGGAATGTTCGAGATTCCCATCATCGGGCTGGCCGAGGAGTACGAGACCATCGTATTTGATGACGATCGCGATGATCTGCAACTTCCCGAAGATCATGAGGCCCTGCGACTGGTAATGGCGGTGCGGGATGAGTGCCACCGCTTCGCAACCAGTGCCAACCAAGCCTCCCGCAGCAAGGAAGCCTCCTTCCGCGTTCTCGAATCGGTTCAGGGTATAGGGAAGAAGCGCAGCGAGCAACTGATGAAGCAGTACGGAAGCCTGGATGTACTGTTGTCCAAGAAAGCCGAAGAGCTGGCAGCAGAAGCTTCCCTTCCCCTTGCCGTCGCCCAACGACTGCTCAAACAGCTGACGCTTTAAAAGGAGGCGAAAGAGGCTTGATGAAGTGCTTTCCCCTTGCCCTTGATGATTCGGTAGAGCAGTCGTTCCAAGAGCAGGGGAGTCAGTTCATTGCTTGCTTCCTTCACTTGGATATCAGCTTCAGACAAGGCCGTAATAATGAGCCGTACTGAAGCAAGGTCGAACAGGCGAACGGCATCATGGTAGGTTGTCCTGTCTTTCGGCTTGCGGATGGGGGATGGCTTGCCTTGCACATTCGCCTTTGAGAAGGCTTCAGACTCCGAACCACCCGCGCTTATCTCTTCTGCAATCGAAAGCAGCCGTCTGAATTGCCAGAGCAAGCCGTTGACCAGGAGAATCGGGGTTTGGCTGTCTCCGCTCCCTAGCATTGCCGAGAGGCTTTTCAGGCTCTGTTTCAAGTCGGCACGGGCGATGAGAGGGAAGAGGGTGAAAGCGTCCTCCTGCCGGCTGTGGTGGATATAGGTCTGTACATCTTCCTCGCCGATAGGTCGTCCTTTCTCCCCGATCTGCCAAAAGAGGCCCAACTGATTGCAGATGGTTCTCAGCTCCTGGGTATTGTCCTCGGTCAAGTCCATCAACAGGTCGACGGCATCGCTTGTGATCGAAAGTCCCATTCTTCGGAAATGATTGCGTATCCACTCCGCCTTCTGCGATTCCAAGAGGTCGTAGAAAATTTTTGTATTCTGCTTGGGAACCAGTTTCATGATTTTCTGGGAAATCGAGAGCTCGCTGGAGACGATGACCAGCGTTGCCGTATCGACCGGATGGGCCAGATAATCGGCGATGGCTTGGGCCAAGGAGGCACTCGCACTTTCGGCCTGGCCGAGTATGACAAGGCGGTAATCGCTGAACAGCGAGTTGTTGTTCAGGACGGTGAACATCTCTCCGTTCTCTGTCTCGAACGGGTAAAACCGTGCAAGTTCAATCTCATTGCCGTACTCGCTGCGAAGCCGAGAGCGGATATCCTTCAGTTCTTGTTCTTTCGCCCCGGCTTCAGGTCCGAGGAGCAGGTAGGCCCGTTCGCTCATGCGTAGGTGCGAATCAGCAAGAAAAGCTTGCCGTGGATCTTGCACGAGCGGGTGATGATCGGGCCCATGGAGGAGTTGGCGGGTCTCAATTCGATATAGCCGTTGGAAGGATAGTATGCCTTCAGGGTTATCCCGGGTTCGTCCTCGCCGATGGTTGCGGCGATGATTTCACCGGTGTCGGCGACATCGCACTTCTTGATGATGGCTATGTCGCCGTCATAGATTCCCTCCTCGATCATACTCTCTCCGCGTACTTTCAACGCAAAATAGGTATTACGGGTGTTCTTGAGCATGGTTGCCGGCAGGTTGAGCATATACTCGGTGTTCTCTTCGCTCATCAGCGGCGTGCCGGCGGCAATGGATCCGATGAGGGGAACCTGGATCATCTCCTCGCGTGGAAAAAACTCCTGACCGATAACCTCGATCGATCGGGAGATTCCCCCGGTAGTCTTGATGACCTGCTTGGCCTCAAGTGCTTTCAAATGGTCATGGGCAGCTTTGACCGAGAATTTAAAATGGTCTGCGATATCCCTGACCGAGGGTGCATAGTTGTTTTGTTTGATAAAGGTGCTGATAAAGGAAGCAACATCCTTTTGCCGCTGGGTTAGCTCGCGCATTACTTACTCCTCAAACCTGTTCTCGAACAGCGATTGAATGGCATCGGCCATTTGCTGCTCGTCCGGACCATCACAGGTCATGACGATGGTGCTTTGATGGGTTGCCCCAAGGGTTATGATACCCATGATGGACTTGCCATTGATTTTCATGTTTTCCTTCTCAAGGTAGAGTTCGCTCTCATATTTGTTTGCCAGTTTGACAATCGAAGCTGCCGGCCTGGCATGGATGCCCGCCCTGTTGAAGACTTTCAATTCCCTGGTGACCATCAAAATGTCTCCTCGTTTATATAGTACATCTTACGTGCTGATTCACTCTCAAGCCATTTGAGAACGCTTTGGTCGAACTCCTTGGCAGAGTAATAGCCGAGCTTTTTCAGCCGCTCGTTTCGTGCTGCAGTCTCGATGATGACCGGGATGTTTCTTCCCGGCTTCACGGGAATGACCACCTTTGGAATGGAGATTCCCAGGTAGGTATCCTCCATGGTGGCCTCACCGACGCGGTCGTAGTTTTTTTTGGCATCCCAAGGCTCGAGATGAATGGCCAGCTGAACCTGCTTGCGGTCCCGGATAGCCCCGACACCGTAGAGGTTGGCCAAATTGATGATTCCCAAGCCCCTGATCTCCATATGGTGGGCCAGCAGGGGGTTTTCTCCCATGCCGATCAAGTAGTTGTCACTGATGTTTCTCAGCTTGACCGTGTCATCGCTGATCAAGCGATGGCCCCGCTCGATGAGTTCCAAAGCCGTCTCGCTCTTGCCGACCCCGCTTTCGCCGGTGATCAACACACCGATGCCATACACCTCAACGAACACTCCATGGATGGTTTGAGTAGGGGCGAAAACCTCGTCGAGGGTTTGGTAGAGTCTTCGAGAAAAGTCGGAGGAGATGAGGTTTGTCTTCAGGATGGCCGTCCCGGTCTCCTCGGCAAGCTCTATGAGTTTCGTACTGGGTTTGCCATCGTCGCAGAATACAAAGCAAGGGATGTCGTAGCTGAAAAGTTTCTCTATGCTGGCAAAATTGAGTTCACTCTCAAGTTTTTCCAAGTAAACCTGTTCTCCCCGTCCGAGGACCTGAATTGAATTGTTGCTGAACTCCTCGAAAAATCCAGAGAGAGGAAGGCCGGGACGGCTGATCTTACTCGTGGTAATTTTTTTGGATAGACCGGTTCTGCCGGCCATGCAGCTCAACCTCAGATGATTGTGTTCCTTCAAATCCAGATCCAACAGGTCCAGAACGGTAAAATCAGGCATGTCGAACTCCTCTTCAGTACCTCGTGCAAGTACTTTTTTACTATACAATTGTTGGTGCTCTTTCGCAAGTGCAAAGATTGGGCAGTAGTATAATACTAGGATTTCAGCAGCTCTTTCGGAAATATTTAAATACTTGTAATAAAAATAAATAAAAATTTATATATCGTGGGAAACTTTGTTCTTTACAATTGTCCATTGACGATTGGCCCGCCAAGCCTTATCCTTAGAGTATGACCATAGTCAAAGGAGGGCTTATGAATTTGACTGTCAGAGGCATCCGTTACAACCCAAGCGATGAGACCCGTGAGTTTTTGGACAAGAAACTCCAAAAACTGCAATTTGCCGAAGGGTATCTGCATGACCTGGATATCGTGATGACACGAGAAACAGAAGGTCAGGGGTTCCACTTGGACGCAAAACTCCATTTTTCTTGGGGTACCATCAAGATGGTCAGCTATGACTGCTATGAGCTGTACGAGGGCATCGAATTGTTGACTGACAAGATCGAAGCCACAGCTCGAAAGGAGAAAAGCAAAATCAAGGAACACTAGTAGTTTGAACAGACTTTGTATAGGCAGGGGGCGCGAAAGCGCCCCTTCTGTGTCAGTTGGTTCCTCTGATGAACGAGGGATCGATATTAAGCTCATTACGGTACTTGGCCACCGTACGGCGTGCAACTGAAATGCCGCGCTCCTTGAGAATATCGGAGATTTTTTGGTCCGAAAGTGCTTTCTGTCCCTGGTGTTCTTCCAGTATCTGGCGGATGGTCTCCTTTGCAGCCTGTTTTGAAAGTTCCGCCCCTTCGTCCCCTACCGCATTGCTGAAGAGCTTTTTTACGGAAATAATGCCCCAGTCGGTATCTATCCACTTGGCCGTTGAAATTCTGCTTACCGTGGTTTCATGCACCCCGATTTGAGCGGCAACTTCTTTTTGTGTCAACGGCTTAATGTACTGGGGTCCGAAAAGGAAGAAATCGCGTTGCTGGACCAATAAAACCTGGGCCAGGCGGTAAAGGGTCTGGTTTCTGACCTGGATTTGGAAAATGAGAGAATTTGCACTCTTCAATTGATTTTGGATGTACTGCTGGGCTTTTTTTGCCTCATCGGTATTGCCCAAGTCCTGTGCCAACGCCTCAAAGTCCGCACTGACCCTGAGGTCGGGAAGCGAGGAGTTATTCATACTGAGCACCAGTTCCCCATCCTCTGCTTTAATGCTTAGGTCGGGAATGACATACTGCTGCGGCCCGCTGGCGAACCCCTGACCGGGAAACGGGGTGAGGGTTTTCAGGAACGAGTACAGGGCATCGAGCTCCATTTCATCGATTCCCAGATTTTTTGCCACCTGACTCTGTTTGCCCGCCCGCATCAATTCAAGATTGCCGTTGACCAGAGCCTTGAAATGAACCAGGTCCTCATCCTTGAGCCCTTTAAGAGTGGCTTGGAGAATCAGCGATTCACGCCAATCCTTCACTGCGACGCCGGCCGGTTCGAACTGGTGGAGGATCTTCAGAAGCTTCTGTAGATGCGCAGCTTGCTGTGAGGTCAGAATATCGTGCGGGTCCTCTAGAAAAAAGCCGTTGGCGTCGATGTTTGTGATGAGAATTTGGCCGACGGTGTACTCCTCTTCGCTGAGGGATTCACAACCCAACTGGCTGAGCAGGTGTTCCTGCAGCGTCTCTTCTTCAGAGAGAGCATTTTCCATGAATTTCTGCTGGCGGTCGCTGGCCTCGTAGTCATACCCGCCACCGTAGTCGCTGCCGTAGCTGGAGGAATCAGAGTAGGTGTCATCGACTTTGCTTGATTCCTTTTGCTGGCTCTGCTGTGCGAATCGTTCATAAGAGAAGTCCCAACTGGACGGAAGCTCAAGAGCGGGATTCGATTCAATTTCACTCTTGATTTTCTGTTGCAGCTCAGCCAAGGGTAGGGCCATCAGTTCGAATGACTGAAGCAGTTGAGGGCTGAGTTTAAGTTGCTGTTTCTGGGAGAGTGAAAGATGTGGTGAAAATTCCATCAGGATTCCTCCCCGAATTCTTGTCCAAAATAGATATCCCGTGCAATTTGATTGGAGAGCAACTCCTCACGGCCTCCAGAGACGAGAATTGTCCCTGCGTTGATGATATGACTGCAGCTTGTTATCGAGAGCGTGTCACGTACATTGTGGTCGGTCAGCAAGACCCCGATTCCCCGTCCTGCAAGTATTCTAATCAGAACCTTTATCTCATACACGGCCTTCGGGTCGATTCCCGCAAACGGTTCATCCAATAGGAGGAACTGCGGATTGGATGCCAATGCCCGGGCTATTTCGGTTCTTCTTCGCTCACCCCCGCTGAGGGTGTAGCCCTTCTGCTTGCGAACATCGGTAATGCCGAATTCAACCAAGAGCTCCTCGACCCGCTCCTCCTGTTGGGATCGGGTGAGGTCGCGTCTGGTTTGGGCGACAAGGCGAATATTGTCCTCGACGCTGAGCTTGCGGAAAATCGAGGGTTCCTGAGGCAGGTAGGAAAGCCCACGTTTCGAACGTTGGTACATCGGCAGTTCGGTTATATCCTCTCCATTGAGCAGGATGGTTCCCGTCTTTGCCTTCAGAAATCCGACAATCATGTAAAATGTAGTAGTCTTTCCTGCTCCATTGGGACCAAGCAGACCGATGATCTGACCCGATTGCATGGAGAAAGAGATGTCCTTGACCACCTCTTTTTTGCCATAGGCTTTCGCAAGGTTCCTTACTTCCAGAACGCTGGTGAAGTGTTCAGCCATTGATGACCCCCTTGATGGCGCCATCCATGGCAATCTCCTCGGTTTCAAGGTCGACGGTGATGCGCTCGGCCTCGTAGCGGTCGCCGGCCCAGTCGATGGTTGCCTTTCCCTTCAATTCGAGGGTCTGGTTTGTGCGATTGAATCTCAGTACATCTGATTTGCACACCATCGCCCCGCTGTCGGTATGCTTGAAGAGCCGTACCTCGACCTGCAGCAGCACCTCACCCTGTTCGAGGGCGAACTGCATCATGAAGGCCGTTGCATGGACTTCATTTGTGGTGTCATCGAGCTCAACGAATCCATCGATGAGGATCAGCTGCTCCTCTCGGTCGAAGAACAGGTGCTGTGCCAGCATCTTGATCCCCCGCTCGGTATCGATGAGCTTGACACCTTTCGTACACGTGACGTAACGAAAGTCGCTGCCCGAGAGGACAATCTGGTCGGCATACAGTTCAATCGAACCGCTTGCAATCCGGGCTCCCCCTCCTAGGGTGATGGTTTGGAAGCCCTGTTGCATGCTCATGCGGGTGCTTCCCCCCGAAAAGGTAATCTCTTCGGCCGGTAAGGCGGCACAGGCTAGGAGTATGCACAGCAGGATGAACCATCGCTTCATGGGAGTACCACCCCCTCAAGTACCCGCTCGAAGGTAACGTTGGATGTGGCCAGCTCAACGATGAGGCCTGTACCCCGAACACGTTTGTTGCCCTCATAGGTGATCAACACTTCCTCCCGGCCTTCGCTTAGCAATAGTTGCTGTTCATGCACCCATTGCAGCTCCTGCGCTTCTATAAGCAGCTGTTGATCAATTTTTTCAACCGTGACAGATCCCCGCAGCTGTGCATCGTAGGACTGAAGGTCGACGGTAGCTTCATCAGCAGAGCCTTGCAGTACGACGCTTCCTTGATCATCACGTTGCGTGAAGGTCACAGAGGTAGCCAAGGCCTTGTGTGTTTGGTCAAAAAGAGCAATGTATCCGGCAACGATGTACAGGGGATGGTCTTCACCCCTGTCCAGTACGTAGGTTGCATTGGTCAAGGCAAGGTCCGGCAGCTCAACCGAGCGCACCAACGCCGCCTGCTCAGGGGAGAGCGAACAGGCGGCGAAGAGAAAGGATGCAAGAACCATGCCAAGAAGATACTTTTTGCTCATGCCTTGAGTATACTAGTGCTTTTGCCTTTGGGCAATCTCAATCTTGGCTCTCTTCTGAGAGGATTCGCTCCACAATCGGGAGGTACTGTTTTTGTGAAGTCTTGAAATAGAACCAGACACCCAGAAATCCCAAACCGATGGAGGACAGGGCTGTCAAAAAGGAGGCCCCTTCCGAAAGGCCCGCCATCTGGGAGAGGTAGTAGCCGATCGGGAAAAGAAGCAATGGGAATATAAGGGTGATGAGAGTACCAGCAATGGTTCGCGATGGCTTGAGATAAATCTGGACCGATTGACCTGACCGGACTGAAAGACGGGTTTTGTTCCACGCTTCAAAGCGCTTGCCCTTGGTATTGCAAAAGGCCGCTCCCTTGCAGCCGTTGCAAGCCGAACTGGTACAGGAGACTTCAAGCATTTCAGGTGAAAGAATCTTCGTTACGGTGACGATTTCGTACATGCTTACTCCTCCTTGCCTTCAACACTGATGCGGATGGTTTCGATGGCTGTTGCCTTGCCGTCTTCGGCGATATCCACCAGCACACCGACAAGGGCAAGATCGTCCCAGCACTCTTGGCTTCGGGTGGGGACTTGGGTGATGTGCTTCTCGATTTCCACCTTGCTGTCAAAGCCGCCCACACTGAGTTGGCTGCCGCAGCGGCCGTTGTCGGAAATATATGCAGTCCCCCCTTTGAGGATGACTGCATCGGCGCTGAGCACCTTGGTGTGAGTTCCGATGACGGCACTTGCCTTGCCGTCGAGCATGAAGCCCATCGACAGTTTTTCAGCCGTCGGGGATGCATGGAACTGAACCAATGCGACGGCCTGGTCTTCCTTTGCCTTGTCAACCAGAACCTGGGCAAGGCTGAAGGCGTTGGACAGGTGGGTTCTGGGGAAATCGGCATTTCCCAGGATGTTGATGACGCAGACCTTCTGGTCCTTGACCGTCAGATAGCGGACACCCCGTCCAGGATTTTGCTGCGGGTAGTTTGCAGGGCGTAGAATGGAAGGATTCTTTGCGATGAACTCCACCATATCCATTTTATAATATATTTTCTCACCACCGGTGATGACGTCGATGCCAAGCTTGAGCAACTGCATGCTGTGGGCGCGGCCCAGACCGAACCCGCTGGTGGCTCCTTCACCATTGGCGATGACCAAATCTATCTCGCGTTCCTGCCGCAAAGGCCGAAGGGCATCCTTGACAGTCTTGATACCCGCTTTGCCGACAATCTCACCTAAAAAGAGTACTCGTATGCTCATACTCCTACAGTACCGAGTTTTTCCATGGGAAGGCAAGGCTTGTCGTGCTACAATTGTCCCAAGGGGGCGGCTGTGTCGGTACGCTGGTTTCAGAAAGCACTCAAACAAGTCATCCAAATGCGGATGATAGAGTTGTTGGCAAGCAGGTCTTTTGGTTTGGACCATGAGCCGATGCAGTTGCAGTTGCCGCAAAGCAAGGAAAAGTCAGTGGCAAAACGCCTGGTCTCTGCCATGACGCTTGATGAAAAGATTTCGTTGCTCTCCGGTCGTGATGAATTTTGCATTCCGGGCATCGAACGTCTGGGCTTGAAACCGGTTTGGAGCAGTGATGCCACCATGGGGCTGCGGGGATGGAAAGCCCCTGTCATCGATTTCCCTGCTGCAGTTGCACTAGCTGCCACCTTCGACGACAATCTGATGACACGGGTGGGGCGGGTGATGGGTTGTGAATGTCGAGCCCTCGGTATCGGGATATTGCTTGGACCGGGGGTGAATATCGCCCGCGTTCCGGTCTGTGGTAGAAATTTTGAATATTTTGGTGAGGATCCCTATCTTGCCGGGGAGATGGCCGGGCGGTATATCAGCGGAGTAAGGGAATACCCGGTAATAACCACGGTAAAACACTTTGCCTGCAACAATAGTGAGTTTGACCGTCACAAGTCCGATTCGGTGGTGGATGAACGTACGCTCAGAGAGCTCTACCTGCCTGCCTTCAAGAGAGCCTTGGAAGCCGGTTCTCTGGGCATCATGACCAGCTACAACCAAGTGAACGGCACGTATGCCAGTGAACATCCCTACTTGATCGGGTCCATCCTCAGGGGGGAGTGGGGCTTCGACGGTTTGGTCGTCAGCGACTGGAATTCGCTGTACAGCACCGATGGAGCCTTGAAGGACGGGGTGGACTTGGAGATGCCTCAAGCCAGGTACTTTACCAAAGAGCGTGTGCTCGATGCCTTGGCAAGAAAGGTTGTTACCGAGCAGGATATTGATACGAAGGTGTTGCATTTGCTCACTTCCTATGAGAAAGCAGGCCTGTTTGTCGTTCCGATGGCCGATCCGGCCTGCCAGGTCGGCACCCGGGAGAACCGCGATGCAGCCCTTGATGCAGCCATCGGGGCTCCTGTGCTGCTGCAGAACAAGGCGCAGGCGCTTCCTCTTTCGCCCTCCTTGAATCTATGCATTGGAGGAAGCAACGCCTATACAGTCGCTCAAGGCGGTGGATCTTCGATGGTCCAGTGGGAAACGAAACCCCAAACATTCGCGTCGCTCATGCAGGAGAAGGGAGCATTCCTGCTACCCAAACGCTGGTTCTCCCAAAAACGATGCAAACAACGTGTCAGCTCCTGCGATGCAGTGGTACTGGTGGTTGGCTTTGGTCATACAGAGGAAAGCGAGGCATACGACCGGCCGTGGACGCTCAATAGAGCTGATCTGAAGGCCATTGAAGCAGCCGCCCGACTGAATAAACGGACCATCGTCGTGGTGCAGAGTGGCTCGGCTGTGG
Proteins encoded:
- the uvrC gene encoding excinuclease ABC subunit UvrC, translated to MKKKPQEQTVYQTESEVESFGSVVSEGGGPSQQAKDLPHNSGVYLMKDSKDTIIYVGKAKDLRKRVTSYFLANRSPKTAALVSKIARIEHIITGNEYEALVLENNLIKKYSPRYNISLKDGKSYPIIRITNEPFPKVFKTRRFIDDGSTYYGPYPDAGKLELYLDLIAKLFPLRRCGTPLKKRDKPCLYYHIGLCLGPCAGLVSVEEYNKSITAVKNLLEGKTEALLAGLEEEMQRASKALNFEEAVVKRDQIAAIRAVETGQQVQDFSQESRDYAAIEMRGPLCTISLMQMRSGQLIGRALYRAETFGDETETLLNFLVQYYADGLKLPQFLYVTHEIDVNLIRRYFSEQLGGRLEVSLPLDGKHFRILRMARENAVRDVEKRLKSRDNTKALDDLAEVLGLGAPPALIEGFDIAHLAGKYTVASLISFRDGNPDKPNYRRYNIKSLEGKIDDYESIREAVARRYTKILNENLQRPDLLIIDGGKGQVNAARQILDDLGMFEIPIIGLAEEYETIVFDDDRDDLQLPEDHEALRLVMAVRDECHRFATSANQASRSKEASFRVLESVQGIGKKRSEQLMKQYGSLDVLLSKKAEELAAEASLPLAVAQRLLKQLTL
- the holA gene encoding DNA polymerase III subunit delta, encoding MSERAYLLLGPEAGAKEQELKDIRSRLRSEYGNEIELARFYPFETENGEMFTVLNNNSLFSDYRLVILGQAESASASLAQAIADYLAHPVDTATLVIVSSELSISQKIMKLVPKQNTKIFYDLLESQKAEWIRNHFRRMGLSITSDAVDLLMDLTEDNTQELRTICNQLGLFWQIGEKGRPIGEEDVQTYIHHSRQEDAFTLFPLIARADLKQSLKSLSAMLGSGDSQTPILLVNGLLWQFRRLLSIAEEISAGGSESEAFSKANVQGKPSPIRKPKDRTTYHDAVRLFDLASVRLIITALSEADIQVKEASNELTPLLLERLLYRIIKGKGKALHQASFASF
- the lexA gene encoding transcriptional repressor LexA, which translates into the protein MRELTQRQKDVASFISTFIKQNNYAPSVRDIADHFKFSVKAAHDHLKALEAKQVIKTTGGISRSIEVIGQEFFPREEMIQVPLIGSIAAGTPLMSEENTEYMLNLPATMLKNTRNTYFALKVRGESMIEEGIYDGDIAIIKKCDVADTGEIIAATIGEDEPGITLKAYYPSNGYIELRPANSSMGPIITRSCKIHGKLFLLIRTYA
- a CDS encoding HPr family phosphocarrier protein produces the protein MVTRELKVFNRAGIHARPAASIVKLANKYESELYLEKENMKINGKSIMGIITLGATHQSTIVMTCDGPDEQQMADAIQSLFENRFEE
- the hprK gene encoding HPr(Ser) kinase/phosphatase encodes the protein MPDFTVLDLLDLDLKEHNHLRLSCMAGRTGLSKKITTSKISRPGLPLSGFFEEFSNNSIQVLGRGEQVYLEKLESELNFASIEKLFSYDIPCFVFCDDGKPSTKLIELAEETGTAILKTNLISSDFSRRLYQTLDEVFAPTQTIHGVFVEVYGIGVLITGESGVGKSETALELIERGHRLISDDTVKLRNISDNYLIGMGENPLLAHHMEIRGLGIINLANLYGVGAIRDRKQVQLAIHLEPWDAKKNYDRVGEATMEDTYLGISIPKVVIPVKPGRNIPVIIETAARNERLKKLGYYSAKEFDQSVLKWLESESARKMYYINEETF
- a CDS encoding HPF/RaiA family ribosome-associated protein; this encodes MTIVKGGLMNLTVRGIRYNPSDETREFLDKKLQKLQFAEGYLHDLDIVMTRETEGQGFHLDAKLHFSWGTIKMVSYDCYELYEGIELLTDKIEATARKEKSKIKEH
- the rpoN gene encoding RNA polymerase factor sigma-54 — encoded protein: MEFSPHLSLSQKQQLKLSPQLLQSFELMALPLAELQQKIKSEIESNPALELPSSWDFSYERFAQQSQQKESSKVDDTYSDSSSYGSDYGGGYDYEASDRQQKFMENALSEEETLQEHLLSQLGCESLSEEEYTVGQILITNIDANGFFLEDPHDILTSQQAAHLQKLLKILHQFEPAGVAVKDWRESLILQATLKGLKDEDLVHFKALVNGNLELMRAGKQSQVAKNLGIDEMELDALYSFLKTLTPFPGQGFASGPQQYVIPDLSIKAEDGELVLSMNNSSLPDLRVSADFEALAQDLGNTDEAKKAQQYIQNQLKSANSLIFQIQVRNQTLYRLAQVLLVQQRDFFLFGPQYIKPLTQKEVAAQIGVHETTVSRISTAKWIDTDWGIISVKKLFSNAVGDEGAELSKQAAKETIRQILEEHQGQKALSDQKISDILKERGISVARRTVAKYRNELNIDPSFIRGTN
- the lptB gene encoding LPS export ABC transporter ATP-binding protein; its protein translation is MAEHFTSVLEVRNLAKAYGKKEVVKDISFSMQSGQIIGLLGPNGAGKTTTFYMIVGFLKAKTGTILLNGEDITELPMYQRSKRGLSYLPQEPSIFRKLSVEDNIRLVAQTRRDLTRSQQEERVEELLVEFGITDVRKQKGYTLSGGERRRTEIARALASNPQFLLLDEPFAGIDPKAVYEIKVLIRILAGRGIGVLLTDHNVRDTLSITSCSHIINAGTILVSGGREELLSNQIARDIYFGQEFGEES
- a CDS encoding LptA/OstA family protein, coding for MKRWFILLCILLACAALPAEEITFSGGSTRMSMQQGFQTITLGGGARIASGSIELYADQIVLSGSDFRYVTCTKGVKLIDTERGIKMLAQHLFFDREEQLILIDGFVELDDTTNEVHATAFMMQFALEQGEVLLQVEVRLFKHTDSGAMVCKSDVLRFNRTNQTLELKGKATIDWAGDRYEAERITVDLETEEIAMDGAIKGVING
- a CDS encoding SoxR reducing system RseC family protein produces the protein MYEIVTVTKILSPEMLEVSCTSSACNGCKGAAFCNTKGKRFEAWNKTRLSVRSGQSVQIYLKPSRTIAGTLITLIFPLLLFPIGYYLSQMAGLSEGASFLTALSSIGLGFLGVWFYFKTSQKQYLPIVERILSEESQD
- a CDS encoding TIGR00282 family metallophosphoesterase — translated: MSIRVLFLGEIVGKAGIKTVKDALRPLRQEREIDLVIANGEGATSGFGLGRAHSMQLLKLGIDVITGGEKIYYKMDMVEFIAKNPSILRPANYPQQNPGRGVRYLTVKDQKVCVINILGNADFPRTHLSNAFSLAQVLVDKAKEDQAVALVQFHASPTAEKLSMGFMLDGKASAVIGTHTKVLSADAVILKGGTAYISDNGRCGSQLSVGGFDSKVEIEKHITQVPTRSQECWDDLALVGVLVDIAEDGKATAIETIRISVEGKEE
- a CDS encoding beta-glucosidase encodes the protein MSVRWFQKALKQVIQMRMIELLASRSFGLDHEPMQLQLPQSKEKSVAKRLVSAMTLDEKISLLSGRDEFCIPGIERLGLKPVWSSDATMGLRGWKAPVIDFPAAVALAATFDDNLMTRVGRVMGCECRALGIGILLGPGVNIARVPVCGRNFEYFGEDPYLAGEMAGRYISGVREYPVITTVKHFACNNSEFDRHKSDSVVDERTLRELYLPAFKRALEAGSLGIMTSYNQVNGTYASEHPYLIGSILRGEWGFDGLVVSDWNSLYSTDGALKDGVDLEMPQARYFTKERVLDALARKVVTEQDIDTKVLHLLTSYEKAGLFVVPMADPACQVGTRENRDAALDAAIGAPVLLQNKAQALPLSPSLNLCIGGSNAYTVAQGGGSSMVQWETKPQTFASLMQEKGAFLLPKRWFSQKRCKQRVSSCDAVVLVVGFGHTEESEAYDRPWTLNRADLKAIEAAARLNKRTIVVVQSGSAVEMESWHDQVAAILYTSFLGSSTAQALKSLLYGEVSPSGKLPFTQARRLSDYRSMRAYPRDFDTVTVDRIKKGQGDPKVREVEKLCYTEALMVGNRQFDTEGPEPLYCFGFGLSYTTFSYTDLQVNELSQGMWQLTVKLTNTGNFPASEVAQLYIQPLQPAVFRPAQELKGYRKVFLQPQEAREVFFTVEATAFERWDLNAWKFVSDKGLYELRIGSSSRDIRLKCVVDYKKRKS